One part of the Gemmatimonadaceae bacterium genome encodes these proteins:
- a CDS encoding lipocalin-like domain-containing protein, which yields MNVHTTAPIALAALATTLFIACERAEAPESPLEGAWSVASIRVTGPDSAANTTVQPSLYLFGDKHYSMMRATGNQPRTLSATDSKTDAEKLAAYDSFIANTGTYEVADSTLTIHPVVARDPNYMSGGSDKYNFRVSGDTLWLSNTGTDIRTMIGGQLVGPSGTPNATALVLVRQK from the coding sequence ATGAACGTACACACTACGGCCCCAATCGCCCTCGCAGCTCTCGCGACAACCTTGTTCATTGCATGCGAACGGGCGGAGGCCCCTGAGTCACCCCTCGAAGGCGCGTGGAGCGTCGCCAGTATCCGCGTGACGGGCCCAGACTCCGCAGCCAACACGACGGTGCAGCCGAGTCTCTATCTCTTTGGCGACAAGCACTACAGCATGATGCGCGCGACGGGCAATCAGCCGCGCACCCTGTCCGCGACGGACAGTAAAACGGACGCTGAGAAACTCGCGGCGTACGATTCTTTTATCGCCAACACCGGGACGTACGAAGTTGCTGACTCTACGCTCACAATTCACCCGGTCGTTGCGCGGGACCCGAACTATATGTCGGGCGGATCCGACAAGTATAACTTCCGCGTCAGTGGCGACACGCTGTGGCTCTCGAACACCGGCACCGACATTCGGACGATGATCGGAGGACAGCTTGTGGGGCCGTCGGGGACCCCGAACGCGACGGCGCTGGTGCTGGTGCGGCAGAAATAG
- a CDS encoding PIG-L family deacetylase, which produces MRTSINTLVAVTLATVIPLSAQAQIRRPVVAVFAHPDDERIIGPLLSRLAREGRETHLVIATDGSKGVRDFARMPAGAELAAARTTQIVQSDARYANVDLLYASLPTERLRTAARANPTVNGMAEALLTVRVPFEERDLAAGREEFACHRTQYTPTEMAAVNAYLAHAWNGNVWLRPWNGTLRDPEIFR; this is translated from the coding sequence ATGCGGACCTCCATAAATACCCTGGTCGCCGTGACGCTGGCCACCGTCATCCCGCTCTCGGCGCAGGCTCAGATCAGGCGGCCCGTGGTCGCCGTTTTCGCTCACCCCGATGACGAACGCATCATCGGGCCGCTGTTGTCGCGGCTTGCGAGGGAAGGACGCGAGACCCACCTCGTGATCGCCACCGACGGCTCGAAGGGCGTTCGCGATTTCGCCAGAATGCCTGCGGGAGCGGAGCTGGCCGCCGCACGCACGACGCAGATCGTGCAAAGCGACGCGCGCTACGCGAACGTGGATCTTCTCTATGCATCACTTCCGACGGAGCGCCTCCGCACCGCAGCGCGCGCAAACCCCACCGTGAACGGCATGGCGGAGGCGCTGCTGACCGTGCGGGTGCCCTTCGAGGAACGGGACCTCGCGGCTGGACGAGAGGAGTTCGCGTGTCATCGCACGCAGTACACGCCGACGGAGATGGCCGCCGTGAACGCGTATCTGGCGCACGCGTGGAACGGCAACGTGTGGCTGCGTCCCTGGAACGGGACGCTGCGCGATCCCGAAATCTTCAGATAG